A window of Punica granatum isolate Tunisia-2019 chromosome 8, ASM765513v2, whole genome shotgun sequence genomic DNA:
TTCCTAGTTCACAATCAGAAATTTGTCAAATTCGAAACTTTATGAAGTCCACTGATTGAACCAGTGAATGTTGGTTCTGAAGCTTGTGCGAGTATTTTATCTCATGTAACTTTAAGTTACTCTTATGTTGATTGTCGTTGTATGTCCCACATTAACTTCGACAAACATATGACTCTGCTTCATCATGAATCCTCTCTTGTTAGTCCGAGGAATGGCATATACAATGATGCCCTTTATTGTGTGCTTGCCACCACATATGGATCTGGAAGCATATTCTTACTCTTATGAGCATGCTTGCATGCTGCTTTCTTTTATCCAGAAGCCACCTAGATGTTCCACTTAGATAATCGTCACAAAATTCTTTGTATTGATAGATATGATTGCCTTGATGCCTCGCTATGAAAAGCAGCAGTGTATGTGATACATCGGCTGACTCTGATCATCGTTGTGGTTTGAAAATGTTGCAGGTGATTGACATGCTGCTTTTCAAGGGGATGGAAGAGCTTAACGATATCGCGGAACACGCCAAGCAGAGGCACCACATCATCGGGCAGTACGTGTTGGGTCGTCAGGGGCTTGTCCAGGATTTAGGCACCAAGGACAAGGGCATGTCTGATTTCCTGAAAAACTTCTACAAGAGCAACTATTTTTGAGGTGGTGTTGTTTGGCAGACATTTTTAAGGATATCCTCATTCCGGGCGCACAAATTGAAATAAACTTTGTACTTCGAATTTTAGTATCTTGCGGGTGGACAAGATTCGCGTTTTCTTCGGCTGTTGTTAATGGAAACACATTTCCACCATGACTGTTCTTTGTTTCGAGGGTTTTGTCCCATATCATGTGAGATTATGGATCAACTTCAGCTGCTGCAGCTGTATTAGTAATTTTGGGAACCTACTGCACCTTCCACAACAGATTTTGGATCATGAAAGGTATAACTCCCTATGTAAGCCTTTGGCCACTGACTGTTGCATCAATGAGATGACGCTTTAGTTCGGGAATGAAATGACGTAGTTTGCGGTGTAAAGTAATTAAAAGTCTCTCAGATTGGTCTGTGCAGTTATCAGATAAAAGATAACAAACCTAATAGGAACACTGAATCTGCTCTGCTTAGGCTTAAGCATCTTCTACAAGTTTCTTCTTGCAAAcaaaggaaagaaatggcaATTGAACTGAAAAGAAAGTCTTAAGACTATTATCCAAAAGCTATAACCAGAAACCATCCAGTTATCAGCCATACCGAAATCCATTTCAGATCATTTATGGATACGCTGCAAAGAACATTCTCTCTCTAATGAAAGTATCATATAGAGCAATTGGACCAGTTATGATAGGTTCTGAAGTAAGATCCAAGCAGTGCAGGTCCAGAACCATCAATGCATAGTAGCTAACATGAAACTCGACCCCCAAGGGTTTCTTCCTTAAGCCCAGGTTCGTTACATGTATGAACTAGTGAAAATAGTCACCGCGCATGAAATGTAAAATGATGGCAAGCAATGGAAAGCAACACAAAGCTACAACTGAACAAGTAGATTTCGAAAAACAAAGTACTATATATGTCAATGGTACATTCAACTGGAATCCCCATTTCCCATAACCAAATAATagcaaaacagacaaaaataaaaataaacaaagaaaatcCCACGTTCCCAGTTTAAATTCTTTAGAAATACTTATCTAATGATCAAAATCTGAGATGCAGTTTCATTTGGATACCTTCACCCCATAGTTACTTGAGATTCCCTGCTGTTTTTTATCCACATTTGATTGTACATTCCTTAACAATACAAGGCAGTGAACAAGACCTGCATCTGCCTAAGAACAAGTGGACCTGCAGACTGGCTAGTCCAACCGAGGAAGATATATAGGGCATTGAATTTGTTGTGTTGCTTCTTCACATCTCGTTGTCAAGGATGTCTCGCATCATCTGAATTGGAATAAGACCTTCTGTCCGAATTGCTTCTTTGTTTGGATCTGGGCTGATAAAATAAAGAGTTGGCAAGCCCCTTACCTGCAATTGCATCAGTTTATTTGACATGTCTGAAGCAGTTTTTAATCCGATAAAAGATATCCTCTTTGTTTTCTATTGGAGGTAAATGAGAAGTAATCCTAAGGCTTGAATTCTGGGACGAAGCAAAACAAGAAGAGtgccataaaaaaaaagtgcaacaagagaagaaaaagaaagttcaGTGTCAGCTACCTGCATGTCCCTAGCGAACTCGTACTCATCATCAGTATCAACTTTTACGATCATTGCATTGTTCTCATATTCCACAGCAAGCTGCAGAGAGATTTCCACAGGTAGGTTACTTTCATCGCTTTTTGGCTAAAATAAACTACACAGCACATTGAATCACTTTAGAAGTTAAAACTATTTCCACAAGTGGGAGCTGCAATGCAAAGAACGTCTCATGAACTCTTACTAGGTCGCAAATATAAGCTCTCTACTCTGTTATTCAAAGTTGAAAATACTTTCATTCTCCTCTACTCAATAAAGCTTATGGACATTCCCAACTTTTTCCTCACTAGAAAACCTAGAAGAGACTGATCTGATAAAGTAAAACCGCTTGATTTCCAAATAACTTGATCAATGGAAAATCTTTCAGATATGTAAATTCGCGATCTGTATTCAGTACATGATATTACAACCTCACACAAAACATTCAGTATTAAGCATTCATATGCACAGGGGGATACCATTTCAAGTTCTTGAGCCATTAAAATGCACGGTCCACACCACGTCGCATAGAAATCGATAATGAGCGGCACATTTCTCTCTCCCCGTACCAGATCCTGAACCTCCTGAGCCGACAGTTTTTTCTACCAATGAAAATATacatattcatcaaattccaAGCTCGAGGAGAGAACAACAACAAGCCAGACCACCATTCCAAACATCAGTAGCACCTTTTCTTCATCATTTCttccttttaatttccttGATGCCCATtaaaagagaaaggaaaaataattcaaagGGGTAAATTAAAGAGGTAAAAATGCCACATTTCCAACTGATTTCACTTCAATTTGATCATATGCCAGTACCAAAACGTAGTTTTTCTTCCCTCAGGTCCCAAAAGCTAGACATCATAATGTTCAGCTGGGTTAGTATCCATCAAGTACAGCCCTTTGAAAAGGTACAAATACCAAGTTACAGAATTGAGAAATGGAACTGACCACAAGGTAGTCCTCTCTGACGTACTTCCCCTGAGGCGGTCTGCAGAGCAACCTCCTAGGCTGTGCAGAAAGCGAAAAGGGTCTGCTCCCAACGGAAGAAAAGGAAgcaggagaagaagaaagcagAGATTTTTCATGGCGGGGTTTAACagaagtagaagaagaagaagatgatgatgatgaggaggaggaggaagctTGCAGAAGAGGAAGGAAAGGTGGTTTGGGATAAGATGAAGAGATGGTTTTGCTGTTGGTGAACGGATTAGGAGTCTGAATTTGAAGAAGAGACATTCTTCCTCTGTGTTGAAGGAAGACAAGGAAGAGATTTTGAAGGGGTTTTAGCTCTGGGCTATGGAGCGGGCAATGGCAGAGGAAGATGAAGCAGGAGCTACAGGACGGGATATTTGATTGGGCCTGTTTGGTTACATGGACAACTACGCGCGGGCGAGGAATAAAAACATCCTCCGACATCCATCCGGACATAAAAGTTTCATTATCttttcaatttggtccttgaagTTGTTCTTCTCGTTCAATTAATCCTTATACCCAGCCAGCCGTCAGGCCCACGCACATTGCCCATCAGCCATGATTTCCAATTTCCATGAGCCATTTTTGGTAGAGAAAGCATCCGGTGATCTTTACAAACATCGGATATGGCCGATCTTCGTCTCTCATTCTCAAGGACGACAGTATGTATCAGTCAAATTGAAGTATGATCCTTTTATTACTCGAACTCGTGATTTTGCATCAGATTTGAAATCGTGAAATTCATGAAGACTGGAGAGAGTATCATAGAATTGATAATTCGGTCAATTAGACTTCATTCCAAACTAAAACCAACCTTCCAATGTCGTCACATAATTCGAAGTACTCAAAAAAACTAGAACATACGCCCACGGGTACCATATCAAATATGCCTAACAATGACAATTTGATATGGACCACCATAAATTAACCCGAGAAATCATCAAGAACACGTCTCCCGAGCCACGCCAACCCTCGAGTTGGGTACGTCAAACAAGATC
This region includes:
- the LOC116188014 gene encoding thioredoxin-like protein CITRX, chloroplastic, whose amino-acid sequence is MSLLQIQTPNPFTNSKTISSSYPKPPFLPLLQASSSSSSSSSSSSSTSVKPRHEKSLLSSSPASFSSVGSRPFSLSAQPRRLLCRPPQGKYVREDYLVKKLSAQEVQDLVRGERNVPLIIDFYATWCGPCILMAQELEMLAVEYENNAMIVKVDTDDEYEFARDMQVRGLPTLYFISPDPNKEAIRTEGLIPIQMMRDILDNEM